The Streptomyces griseiscabiei genome includes a window with the following:
- a CDS encoding ATP-binding protein: MFLLILLGAAVAFFVIALIMAAGSGKKGQEQGRASKRQSTSSSGGSAAGRREDLRLPYRYADDTLFVHGDSVWTGLVLPTAIDEYLNATELQAMAEAPARGLLNLARGDRNVECHYRKVYQPITAMGWAQDLNAVAWDPTENHKAYNLRKAEYQERIGALRERNILLVKLGSLKRNGKSGVLAGDDEPYDEPGLLQGVHNSADRAASSATGVSDEYLSPFLLAEWTQVATEVHESLEGLGGTPLTREELVWLIRKPLHGDLPVPPEPVLGSRSWGPNQFDLVVDFSGENRKTHIVLHQYDEISGERQTSYTTTLVAANWPAETRFRQSTAWARYTSQNVEFPVEIDMRFTLIPYLRFKDRADKIRGNLMDEMKDMATSGRSPDTKLASQVARSKDLVDDIEEHKMPGMEAQIRFTISAPDLKELERRRRMLEMQFKQDLKVTLLRPTRQQWRLLQSQLPGDAPKLPIAPYLRLQEVEQLGAGLPTAGTELGDNPETRSGRRLGWVGSLVGWAGKMPVHYSLHVGPARNDGGGLAIVGASGGGKSSLALQKFYEESESGVRCLVIDPKTDFAQMCYYLGFGSQVNDPEFASHAESGILGTPASRFQPINPEFWDETEVVDLLKGQAGVLDPWVIARDVPAGRLLAESMLRGFLGDEDYQRVRLPVIEAMATVVSRYNSAVRQAVEHGMDARDAEHRILRPTLWQVVDEVVSAYDTAVAEGDREAQKELKLAQMLLTELRTLPYARLAFSDRPKPLSSMRKRRTVITLRGFQSPAASDPRSWNPAERLAATALMAVVELGSQMLDVGYEKNPVTGEVGLRPKALFVDEAYVVTATESGRDLMRRALKQGRSYMAVTVLITQQAIDLVQIEDSEARSGGANQIHTVFAFKQKSAQEASLVAPLLGRPENDPKVIAALQELRTGVCLQRDADKRVGTVAVDLVFREILAATDTNGTSRPARQAIDPPTNVRDWKFMQEAEPAPARSAEQAEAQPV, from the coding sequence ATGTTCCTGTTGATCCTCCTGGGCGCGGCGGTCGCCTTCTTCGTGATCGCCCTGATCATGGCGGCCGGTTCGGGCAAGAAGGGCCAGGAGCAGGGCCGGGCCTCGAAGCGGCAGAGCACGTCCTCGTCCGGCGGCTCGGCCGCCGGACGCCGTGAGGACCTGCGCCTTCCCTACCGCTACGCCGACGACACGCTCTTCGTGCACGGCGACTCGGTGTGGACCGGCCTGGTGCTGCCCACCGCCATCGACGAGTATCTGAACGCCACCGAGTTGCAGGCCATGGCCGAGGCGCCGGCGCGCGGTCTGCTCAACCTCGCCCGCGGTGACCGCAACGTCGAGTGCCACTACCGCAAGGTGTACCAGCCGATCACTGCGATGGGCTGGGCTCAGGACCTGAACGCTGTCGCCTGGGATCCGACGGAGAACCACAAGGCGTACAACCTGCGCAAGGCCGAGTACCAGGAGCGCATCGGCGCCCTGCGCGAGCGCAACATCCTGCTGGTGAAGCTGGGTTCGCTCAAGCGCAACGGCAAGAGCGGTGTGCTGGCGGGCGACGACGAGCCCTACGACGAACCGGGCCTGCTCCAGGGTGTGCACAACTCGGCGGACCGGGCGGCCTCGTCGGCCACGGGCGTCTCGGACGAGTATCTGTCCCCCTTCCTCCTCGCCGAGTGGACACAGGTCGCCACGGAGGTGCACGAGAGCCTGGAGGGGCTCGGCGGCACCCCGCTGACCCGCGAAGAGCTGGTCTGGCTGATCCGCAAGCCCCTGCACGGCGATCTGCCGGTGCCGCCCGAGCCGGTGCTCGGCTCGCGCTCCTGGGGGCCGAACCAGTTCGACCTGGTCGTCGACTTCTCCGGCGAGAACCGCAAGACACACATCGTCCTGCACCAGTACGACGAGATCTCCGGCGAACGGCAGACCAGCTACACGACCACGCTGGTCGCCGCCAACTGGCCCGCCGAGACCCGCTTCCGTCAGTCGACGGCATGGGCCCGCTACACCTCGCAGAACGTGGAGTTCCCTGTCGAGATCGACATGCGGTTCACGCTCATCCCGTATCTGAGGTTCAAGGACCGGGCCGACAAGATCCGGGGCAACCTCATGGACGAGATGAAGGACATGGCCACCTCGGGCCGCAGCCCGGACACCAAACTGGCCAGCCAGGTCGCCCGTTCCAAGGATCTCGTCGACGACATCGAAGAGCACAAGATGCCCGGTATGGAGGCGCAGATCCGGTTCACGATCTCCGCTCCCGACCTCAAGGAGCTGGAACGCCGGCGCCGGATGCTGGAGATGCAGTTCAAGCAGGACCTGAAGGTCACCCTGCTGCGCCCGACGCGCCAGCAGTGGCGTCTGCTGCAGTCACAGCTTCCCGGGGACGCGCCCAAGCTGCCGATCGCCCCGTATCTCCGACTGCAGGAGGTGGAGCAGCTGGGCGCCGGACTGCCCACCGCGGGCACGGAGTTGGGCGACAACCCCGAGACGCGCTCCGGACGGCGTCTGGGCTGGGTCGGCAGCCTGGTCGGCTGGGCCGGCAAGATGCCGGTGCACTACTCGCTCCATGTGGGGCCCGCCCGCAACGACGGCGGTGGCCTCGCCATCGTCGGCGCGTCCGGTGGTGGCAAGTCGTCGCTGGCGCTGCAGAAGTTCTACGAGGAGTCGGAGTCGGGCGTGCGCTGCCTGGTCATCGACCCCAAGACCGACTTCGCACAGATGTGCTACTACCTGGGCTTCGGTTCCCAGGTGAACGACCCGGAGTTCGCCTCGCACGCCGAATCGGGCATCCTCGGCACCCCGGCCAGCCGGTTCCAGCCGATCAACCCGGAGTTCTGGGACGAGACCGAGGTGGTCGACCTTCTCAAGGGCCAGGCGGGCGTGCTCGACCCCTGGGTGATCGCCCGCGACGTACCGGCCGGCCGGCTGCTCGCCGAATCGATGCTGCGCGGCTTCCTCGGCGACGAGGACTACCAGCGCGTACGGCTGCCCGTCATCGAGGCGATGGCCACGGTCGTCAGCCGCTACAACTCCGCCGTCCGCCAGGCAGTCGAGCACGGCATGGACGCACGCGACGCCGAACACCGCATCCTGCGGCCGACGTTGTGGCAGGTGGTCGACGAGGTCGTTTCGGCGTACGACACGGCGGTGGCAGAGGGCGACCGCGAAGCCCAGAAGGAACTGAAGCTGGCGCAGATGCTCCTCACCGAGCTGCGTACGCTGCCCTACGCGCGGCTCGCCTTCTCGGACCGGCCCAAGCCGCTGTCCAGCATGCGCAAGCGGCGCACGGTCATCACCCTGCGTGGCTTCCAGTCCCCCGCGGCCTCGGACCCACGCAGCTGGAACCCGGCGGAGCGCCTGGCGGCGACGGCTCTGATGGCGGTCGTGGAACTGGGCAGTCAGATGCTCGACGTCGGCTACGAGAAGAACCCGGTGACGGGTGAGGTCGGTCTGCGGCCCAAGGCTCTCTTCGTCGACGAGGCCTATGTCGTCACGGCCACGGAGAGCGGCCGGGACCTGATGCGCCGCGCGCTGAAGCAGGGCCGCTCCTACATGGCGGTCACCGTCCTGATCACCCAGCAGGCGATCGACCTGGTCCAGATCGAGGACTCCGAGGCGCGCAGCGGTGGCGCCAACCAGATCCACACCGTCTTCGCCTTCAAGCAGAAGTCCGCCCAGGAGGCGTCACTGGTGGCCCCGCTGCTGGGACGGCCGGAGAACGATCCCAAGGTCATCGCGGCGCTCCAGGAGCTGCGCACCGGTGTGTGTCTTCAGCGCGACGCCGACAAACGGGTCGGCACGGTCGCCGTCGACCTCGTCTTCCGGGAGATCCTCGCGGCCACCGACACCAACGGCACGAGCCGTCCGGCCCGGCAGGCGATCGACCCGCCGACGAACGTCCGGGACTGGAAGTTCATGCAAGAGGCGGAGCCCGCTCCGGCCCGGTCGGCCGAGCAGGCCGAAGCCCAGCCGGTGTGA
- a CDS encoding conjugal transfer protein, whose protein sequence is MTDHNSSAGAVGGGQPAGQPGSFGPPQQSWQEQGNDQGQAPARGQAAQGAADQRAAYAQQGGQPQQAQQSWQMSPEAARAQVAAAWVRGAPQAGQAAVPTLPPRESRPATESKKEKREQARAARKAEYEAKKAAKEQRRKGGTAAGNNGRAGGSAPTTAPAQSPAAPAAVAAGPASGASGQAAKTAPRKPSGDFDVPRPGGRLTSGGSGGRRTHVGLRAALLITTGLFALGSCGVAGLIVGKSSGAGTTSLDPDDVARYGLTEFPTQQAAAFAEQYATLCLTYSPETASDRRTALARYTSAGVDPECGWSGEGTRKALTATWDGTSENLPEYGTHGRYLGIQVRTDDGGLTTLTVPVYVKDLATGEGIRVAGDVGEMPMPPRSDVPEVDRDSENVDTALGQQLQQTVLPGYFEAWAKSDRTTLARFTAQGATLAATTGLSGRLSEPQVNDVVALVPKGVKGSAPYSYKTGQAVQLRVIVDWADPEGDTARRSYRITVVNTAQGWFIKDIRGGVLDSQGGRGDDEQTEPSEDEPGSGEATPSAPAGSSSPSAPSSQDEQSGTN, encoded by the coding sequence ATGACAGACCACAACAGCTCTGCTGGCGCGGTCGGCGGAGGCCAGCCCGCCGGGCAGCCCGGGTCCTTCGGTCCTCCCCAGCAGTCCTGGCAGGAGCAGGGGAACGACCAGGGGCAGGCGCCCGCGCGGGGACAGGCGGCGCAGGGTGCCGCCGACCAGCGTGCCGCCTACGCCCAGCAGGGCGGGCAGCCCCAGCAGGCCCAGCAGTCGTGGCAGATGTCGCCCGAGGCGGCCCGCGCACAGGTCGCCGCGGCCTGGGTCCGGGGCGCGCCGCAGGCGGGTCAGGCCGCCGTGCCCACACTGCCGCCGCGCGAGTCCCGCCCGGCGACGGAGTCCAAGAAGGAGAAGCGCGAGCAGGCCCGGGCCGCCCGCAAGGCCGAGTACGAGGCCAAGAAAGCGGCGAAGGAGCAGCGCAGAAAGGGCGGAACGGCAGCCGGGAACAACGGCCGGGCCGGAGGGTCCGCGCCGACGACGGCACCGGCGCAGAGCCCCGCCGCCCCGGCGGCCGTGGCCGCGGGCCCCGCGTCCGGCGCTTCGGGCCAGGCCGCGAAGACCGCCCCGCGCAAGCCCTCGGGCGACTTCGACGTGCCCAGGCCTGGCGGCCGCCTGACGTCCGGCGGGTCCGGCGGGCGCCGTACCCACGTCGGTCTGCGTGCGGCCCTGCTGATCACCACGGGCCTGTTCGCGCTGGGCTCGTGCGGTGTGGCGGGACTGATCGTCGGAAAGTCCTCCGGGGCGGGCACGACCAGTCTGGACCCGGACGACGTGGCCCGTTACGGGCTCACCGAGTTCCCGACGCAGCAGGCGGCCGCGTTCGCCGAGCAGTACGCGACCCTCTGCCTCACCTACTCCCCCGAGACCGCGTCCGACCGCCGTACAGCCCTCGCCCGGTACACGTCCGCAGGCGTCGATCCCGAGTGCGGCTGGAGCGGCGAAGGCACCCGCAAGGCCCTGACCGCGACCTGGGACGGCACCAGCGAGAACCTTCCCGAGTACGGCACCCATGGCCGCTACCTGGGCATCCAGGTGCGTACGGACGACGGTGGGCTCACCACGCTGACCGTCCCCGTGTATGTGAAGGATCTGGCGACCGGCGAAGGCATCCGGGTCGCCGGCGACGTCGGTGAGATGCCCATGCCGCCTCGCTCGGACGTACCGGAGGTCGACCGGGACAGCGAGAACGTCGACACCGCCCTCGGCCAGCAACTGCAACAGACCGTGCTCCCCGGCTACTTCGAGGCGTGGGCCAAGTCGGACAGGACCACCCTGGCCCGCTTCACCGCACAGGGCGCCACGCTCGCCGCGACCACGGGGCTGTCCGGCCGCCTGTCCGAACCACAGGTCAACGACGTGGTCGCGCTGGTACCGAAGGGCGTCAAGGGCTCCGCCCCGTACTCCTACAAGACCGGGCAGGCCGTACAGCTGCGGGTGATCGTCGACTGGGCCGACCCGGAGGGCGACACCGCGCGGCGCTCGTACCGGATCACTGTGGTGAACACGGCCCAGGGCTGGTTCATCAAGGACATCCGGGGTGGCGTGCTCGACTCCCAGGGCGGCAGGGGCGACGACGAGCAGACCGAGCCGTCCGAGGACGAGCCGGGCTCCGGCGAGGCCACACCCTCCGCTCCGGCCGGCTCCTCCTCGCCGAGCGCCCCGTCCTCGCAGGACGAACAGTCCGGCACGAACTGA
- a CDS encoding peptidoglycan DD-metalloendopeptidase family protein, producing the protein MVAPAVLAAAAKAAKAAKAAQKAKQLLDGQRGKKGRKKPSRKTKGAAVGILLSGGACFVATIMVMNMVGGLGAGSSNASCADYADNANAGNTGAAAATNPIMPAGKMYMPSETARNEIPPKMILAAMRAAANYEGLDWTIIAGQMYQETKFGQDKSAAPGGKNSAGYMGILQFGNPAWQDYGADGNADGNKDLYNIDDASWAAANFLHAKKVESAPWDALLSYSGSTASNTIYPRVVLTQAARYRGELTGDQDLIKRWYAHLKETVEKNPGFPTLGQQSDIPEPVGNNAQPGNALSIAASSPRDWSTPPLNGTANAGSATPVGLTTAMSPVGYTADEDDTTVLAAPEDRRDGWQWPMKQGTFISGTPYHKSGSMWSLGYHTGLDLVAPTGTPIYAPADGTVVSAGPGGSYGNMTTIEHKDGVITLYAHQVRIDVTRGQQVKRGDRIGLVGATGNVTGPHLHWEVRVPGVDNPFVGGHDQGPGMVDPEAWVQGRLSASPDYGTVPGSNEPAKDAQYADCAEENGSAAVAPDGAGATGVLPDSDDPVIRAVLGWAQRGLGIPYVWGAPRLQGKNPKSFDCSSFTQWAYFMASDGKINIGSTTYEQQPRLKATKVPLSEAQPGDVIFFRPNGDGTSGHVGLVWDPKGHQIIHAPSPGKTVSFSKWDYQDEITGVYRVPIPEGTNVVEGDGRREAA; encoded by the coding sequence ATGGTGGCTCCCGCTGTACTGGCGGCCGCCGCGAAGGCGGCCAAGGCGGCCAAGGCCGCGCAGAAGGCCAAGCAGTTGCTGGACGGTCAGCGCGGCAAGAAGGGCAGGAAGAAGCCGAGTCGCAAGACCAAGGGCGCGGCGGTCGGCATCCTGCTGAGCGGCGGTGCGTGTTTCGTGGCCACCATCATGGTCATGAACATGGTCGGCGGGCTGGGGGCGGGCAGCTCCAACGCCTCCTGCGCCGACTACGCCGACAACGCCAACGCGGGCAACACCGGTGCCGCGGCGGCCACCAATCCGATCATGCCGGCCGGCAAGATGTACATGCCGAGCGAGACCGCGCGCAACGAGATACCCCCCAAGATGATCCTCGCGGCCATGCGTGCCGCCGCCAACTACGAGGGCCTCGACTGGACGATCATCGCCGGGCAGATGTACCAGGAGACCAAGTTCGGCCAGGACAAGTCCGCGGCGCCCGGCGGCAAGAACTCGGCCGGGTACATGGGCATCCTCCAGTTCGGGAACCCGGCCTGGCAGGACTACGGCGCCGACGGCAACGCCGACGGCAACAAGGACCTGTACAACATCGACGACGCCTCCTGGGCGGCCGCCAACTTCCTGCACGCCAAGAAGGTCGAGAGCGCCCCCTGGGACGCGCTGCTGAGCTACTCGGGCTCCACCGCCTCCAATACGATCTACCCGCGCGTCGTACTGACCCAGGCGGCCCGCTACCGCGGTGAGCTGACCGGCGACCAGGACCTGATCAAGCGCTGGTACGCGCATCTGAAGGAGACCGTCGAGAAGAACCCCGGCTTCCCCACCCTGGGGCAGCAGTCGGACATTCCCGAGCCGGTGGGCAACAACGCGCAGCCGGGCAACGCCCTCAGCATCGCCGCGTCGTCCCCCCGGGACTGGTCGACCCCGCCGCTGAACGGCACCGCCAACGCGGGCAGCGCCACCCCCGTCGGCCTGACCACCGCGATGAGCCCGGTCGGCTACACGGCGGACGAGGACGACACCACCGTCCTCGCCGCTCCCGAGGACCGGCGCGACGGCTGGCAGTGGCCCATGAAGCAGGGCACGTTCATATCCGGGACGCCGTACCACAAGTCCGGCAGCATGTGGAGCCTCGGCTACCACACGGGACTCGACCTCGTGGCCCCCACCGGTACCCCGATCTACGCCCCGGCGGACGGCACGGTCGTCTCGGCCGGCCCCGGCGGCTCGTACGGCAACATGACGACGATCGAGCACAAGGACGGTGTGATCACGCTCTACGCGCACCAGGTCCGTATCGACGTCACGCGCGGCCAGCAGGTCAAGCGCGGCGACCGGATCGGGCTGGTGGGTGCGACCGGCAACGTCACCGGCCCGCACCTCCACTGGGAGGTCCGCGTACCGGGCGTGGACAACCCCTTCGTGGGCGGCCACGACCAGGGTCCCGGCATGGTGGACCCCGAGGCCTGGGTGCAGGGCCGGCTCAGCGCCAGCCCGGACTACGGGACAGTGCCCGGCTCCAACGAGCCGGCGAAGGACGCCCAGTACGCCGACTGCGCGGAGGAGAACGGCAGCGCGGCCGTCGCTCCCGACGGAGCGGGTGCCACCGGTGTCCTGCCCGACTCCGACGACCCGGTGATCCGGGCGGTGCTGGGCTGGGCCCAGCGCGGCCTCGGCATCCCGTACGTGTGGGGCGCGCCGCGTCTGCAGGGCAAGAATCCCAAGAGCTTCGACTGCTCCAGCTTCACGCAGTGGGCGTACTTCATGGCCAGTGACGGGAAGATCAACATCGGAAGCACGACGTACGAGCAGCAGCCCCGGCTCAAGGCGACCAAGGTGCCGTTGTCGGAGGCGCAGCCCGGGGACGTCATTTTCTTCCGGCCCAATGGAGACGGGACGTCCGGACATGTGGGCCTGGTCTGGGACCCGAAGGGCCACCAGATCATCCATGCGCCGAGTCCGGGCAAGACGGTGTCCTTCAGCAAGTGGGACTACCAGGACGAGATCACCGGCGTGTACCGCGTACCGATCCCCGAGGGCACCAACGTGGTCGAGGGCGACGGCCGCCGGGAGGCGGCCTGA
- a CDS encoding trypco2 family protein, with product MSDTEPVGLAEAIATVRTELARAQAEGAASDWRFTVEQVSLEFAVQFHRTGETGAGLRLGVVEARLGATTTHDTTHRIQVDLKPLPGPTGHHHEVSRD from the coding sequence ATGAGCGATACCGAACCGGTCGGCCTCGCCGAGGCCATCGCCACAGTCCGCACGGAGCTGGCCCGCGCCCAGGCCGAAGGCGCCGCCAGCGACTGGCGCTTCACCGTGGAACAGGTCAGCCTGGAGTTCGCGGTCCAGTTCCACCGCACCGGCGAAACCGGCGCGGGCCTCCGCCTGGGAGTCGTCGAGGCCCGCCTCGGCGCCACCACCACCCACGACACCACCCACCGCATCCAGGTAGACCTCAAACCCCTCCCCGGCCCCACAGGCCACCACCACGAGGTCTCCCGCGACTGA
- a CDS encoding S1 family peptidase has product MGELRADWRLRLRRGSARGPICGAGVLVDQDTALTCAHVVRTQDAVMWVEFAENRGIEAVAARVPPGGWLAEGDGGEDVALLRLDSPRPQARPARLETALWGGMEVSATGYAEGFDDGMSLWGRIGGVSGERVQLDAVTKAEVVRRGFSGAAVCTRPEQGRPARVVGLVVSWRGDMGELLPENNRLAFSYLIPVERIAELSPVIKELSGPDAWDHGFEDRLGRWFEDADEEPVKITVVPPGSGKSRSLRHLLHLADLVHRGGGGSSRPDLADHALGHVAFPPGQYLAYWDWLLGAAPRPGREFGREFGRASGPACGALTPTPYGEGASIPPALGDSTDGPGLGPGPGLGPGAAPGSASGSASGSASARVSGRGVTVVVDGLDEEDEPGALIGLLARLRLLGFRLLLVFRHEGGTGWTAARDELLAPALLDHADALLARLERAEFSRAVRQGVVDSASLGSLTETAERRRGERRLIGETGDPQYRLARSRELIRSLRADLRRCGERG; this is encoded by the coding sequence ATGGGGGAATTGCGTGCGGACTGGAGGCTCCGGCTGCGGCGCGGGAGTGCGCGGGGTCCCATCTGTGGTGCCGGGGTGCTCGTCGACCAGGACACGGCGCTGACCTGTGCGCATGTGGTGCGAACCCAGGACGCCGTGATGTGGGTGGAGTTCGCCGAGAACAGGGGGATCGAGGCCGTGGCGGCGCGGGTTCCGCCCGGTGGCTGGCTCGCCGAGGGGGACGGCGGTGAGGACGTCGCCCTGCTGCGGCTCGACAGTCCCCGGCCGCAGGCCCGGCCCGCCCGGCTGGAGACCGCCCTGTGGGGTGGGATGGAGGTCTCCGCCACCGGGTACGCGGAGGGCTTCGACGACGGGATGAGCCTGTGGGGGCGGATCGGCGGGGTCAGCGGTGAGCGGGTGCAGCTCGACGCCGTGACCAAGGCCGAGGTGGTGCGCCGGGGGTTCAGCGGGGCCGCCGTGTGCACCCGGCCTGAGCAGGGGCGGCCCGCCCGGGTGGTCGGGCTCGTCGTCAGCTGGCGGGGGGACATGGGTGAGCTGCTGCCCGAGAACAACCGGCTCGCGTTCTCCTATCTCATCCCGGTCGAGCGGATCGCCGAACTCTCGCCCGTCATCAAGGAGTTGAGCGGGCCGGACGCCTGGGACCACGGGTTCGAGGACCGGCTGGGGCGGTGGTTCGAGGATGCCGACGAGGAGCCGGTGAAGATCACCGTCGTGCCTCCGGGGAGTGGGAAGAGCCGGTCGCTGCGGCATCTGCTGCACCTCGCCGATCTCGTCCACCGCGGTGGCGGCGGCTCCAGCAGGCCGGATCTCGCCGATCATGCGCTGGGGCATGTCGCGTTCCCGCCGGGGCAGTATCTGGCGTACTGGGACTGGCTGCTGGGGGCCGCGCCTCGGCCCGGGCGGGAGTTCGGGAGGGAGTTCGGGAGGGCGTCCGGTCCCGCCTGCGGTGCCTTGACGCCGACGCCCTATGGGGAGGGCGCCTCGATACCACCCGCGCTCGGTGACTCGACGGACGGGCCTGGTCTCGGCCCCGGCCCAGGCCTCGGTCCTGGTGCCGCGCCCGGTTCCGCGTCCGGTTCCGCGTCCGGTTCCGCGTCCGCGCGTGTGTCCGGGCGCGGGGTCACGGTCGTCGTCGACGGGCTCGACGAGGAGGACGAGCCGGGGGCGCTGATCGGGCTCCTCGCCCGATTACGGTTGTTGGGCTTCCGGTTGTTGTTGGTCTTCCGGCACGAGGGCGGTACCGGCTGGACCGCCGCCCGGGACGAACTCCTCGCGCCCGCGCTCCTCGACCACGCCGACGCGCTGCTCGCCCGGCTGGAGCGGGCGGAGTTCAGCCGTGCGGTCCGGCAGGGTGTCGTCGACAGCGCCTCCCTCGGTTCGCTGACCGAGACGGCCGAGCGGCGCAGGGGCGAGCGCCGGCTGATCGGTGAGACCGGCGATCCGCAGTATCGGCTCGCCCGGTCCCGTGAGTTGATCAGGAGCCTCCGCGCCGACCTGCGGCGCTGCGGAGAACGGGGATGA
- a CDS encoding tetratricopeptide repeat protein, translated as MTVCPHRRFSGAPCGGTVLPTGHCAECGRAVDGPRLPALPGEPREFGPAELLALPERVPRPARERLIHPEAPLRVRMVCSSPECGIVFAPPYTVGPVPVEGYCPACGEPYSYRPELAAGDVLRDQYRIMGPIAHGGQGWVYLAEDTHLGDVVAVKGMLNRYERDGARLADVERRNLVAIRHPRIVQIRDFVARRDGTGQVTGGYIVMDDVGDGTLDKVVKETRRGESVLDIEHVAAYGCQILEAFVHLHTGGEKGFVYGDMKPSNVVHHEDGIKVIDLGGMRERGQSRPPAHVTPDYMAPETAFAPMPTTAHDLHTVGVTLRELAGWAVDEVPGLGSASFREVVERATRGDPALRFADAREMAGQLRGALREIRALRGKSDPPEPSDYFWPSPQLLGARLGTVPGIEHWLDRPRRDRYDPPLAPALDLGAPTPTEIARRLPVPRRYPGDPQTARFEVSSGYDPGRLLDQEDGRPPSVEIRLHNVRVLLGRDSRDDLERAQEELDTADSLPGPSAVRRWRLEWHRALVALRRAGLDDDPRRVAEAKGHFARVRLELPGEYAPKLALAYCGERLGDDTAGPTAKELYEAVFARNPAHGGAALGLARLALRAGDRRVALDVLGRVRPGTLDHTVTRIASLRIRAARLPRDGDPLPEPAEVDAALAELRGLVRREPGAGGPSLSEDEALRLSTELHEWKLDALYRRDDRPGPRGGGGGGGRLDVRGLRGLGAQERQLRARIESHYRQLAARHGESAAAHEHLVDLLQAVRPQTVV; from the coding sequence GTGACGGTCTGCCCGCACCGGCGGTTCAGCGGGGCTCCCTGCGGCGGCACCGTGCTGCCCACCGGTCACTGCGCCGAGTGCGGGCGCGCGGTGGACGGGCCCCGGCTGCCCGCGCTGCCCGGGGAGCCGCGCGAGTTCGGGCCCGCCGAACTGCTCGCGCTGCCCGAGCGGGTGCCGCGTCCCGCGCGGGAACGCCTCATCCATCCCGAGGCCCCGCTGCGCGTCCGTATGGTCTGCTCGTCCCCCGAGTGCGGGATCGTCTTCGCGCCGCCGTACACCGTGGGGCCGGTCCCGGTCGAGGGGTACTGCCCTGCCTGCGGCGAGCCGTACTCGTACCGGCCGGAACTCGCCGCAGGCGATGTGCTGCGCGACCAGTACCGGATCATGGGGCCCATCGCGCACGGCGGGCAGGGCTGGGTCTATCTCGCCGAGGACACGCATCTCGGTGACGTCGTCGCCGTCAAGGGCATGCTCAACCGCTACGAGCGGGACGGGGCCCGGCTCGCCGACGTCGAACGCCGCAACCTCGTCGCCATCCGCCACCCCCGGATCGTCCAGATCCGCGACTTCGTCGCCCGGCGCGACGGTACCGGGCAGGTCACCGGCGGCTACATCGTCATGGACGACGTCGGCGACGGCACCCTCGACAAGGTCGTCAAGGAGACCCGGCGCGGGGAGTCCGTCCTCGACATCGAGCATGTGGCCGCGTACGGCTGCCAGATCCTCGAAGCCTTCGTCCATCTGCACACGGGGGGCGAGAAGGGCTTCGTGTACGGGGACATGAAGCCCTCGAACGTCGTGCACCACGAGGACGGGATCAAGGTCATCGACCTCGGCGGGATGCGCGAGCGGGGGCAGAGCCGGCCGCCCGCCCATGTCACGCCCGACTACATGGCGCCCGAGACCGCCTTCGCGCCCATGCCCACCACCGCCCACGACCTGCACACGGTCGGCGTCACCCTGCGGGAACTCGCCGGCTGGGCCGTCGACGAGGTACCCGGGCTCGGCAGCGCCTCCTTCCGGGAGGTCGTCGAGCGCGCCACCCGCGGCGACCCCGCACTGCGGTTCGCCGACGCCCGGGAGATGGCGGGCCAACTGCGGGGCGCGCTGCGGGAGATACGCGCCCTGCGCGGCAAGAGCGACCCGCCCGAACCCTCCGACTACTTCTGGCCCTCCCCGCAACTGCTCGGCGCCCGGCTCGGCACCGTCCCCGGCATCGAACACTGGCTCGACCGCCCGCGCCGCGACCGCTACGACCCGCCCCTCGCCCCCGCCCTCGACCTCGGCGCCCCCACCCCCACCGAGATCGCCCGCCGGCTGCCGGTGCCCCGGCGCTATCCCGGTGATCCGCAGACCGCGCGGTTCGAGGTCAGCAGCGGCTACGACCCCGGCCGGCTCCTCGACCAGGAGGACGGCAGACCGCCGTCGGTGGAGATCCGGCTGCACAACGTACGGGTCCTGCTGGGCCGGGACTCCCGGGACGACCTGGAGCGGGCGCAGGAGGAACTCGACACCGCCGACTCCCTTCCCGGGCCGTCCGCCGTGCGCCGGTGGCGGCTGGAGTGGCACCGCGCGCTGGTCGCGCTGCGCCGCGCCGGTCTCGACGACGATCCGCGCCGGGTCGCCGAGGCCAAGGGGCACTTCGCCCGGGTCCGCCTCGAACTGCCCGGCGAGTACGCGCCCAAACTGGCCCTCGCCTACTGCGGGGAGCGGCTCGGCGACGACACCGCCGGGCCCACCGCGAAGGAACTGTACGAGGCCGTGTTCGCCCGCAACCCCGCGCACGGGGGCGCCGCACTCGGCCTCGCCCGGCTCGCGCTCCGCGCGGGCGACCGGCGCGTGGCCCTGGACGTCCTCGGCCGGGTCCGCCCCGGGACCCTGGACCATACGGTCACCCGTATCGCCTCGCTGCGTATCCGCGCGGCCCGGCTGCCCCGGGACGGAGATCCGCTGCCCGAGCCCGCCGAGGTCGACGCCGCGCTCGCCGAACTGCGCGGCCTCGTCCGCCGGGAACCGGGGGCCGGCGGGCCGAGCCTGTCCGAGGACGAGGCGCTGCGTCTCAGCACCGAGCTGCACGAATGGAAGCTGGACGCGCTGTACCGCCGTGACGACCGGCCCGGTCCCCGGGGAGGGGGTGGCGGCGGCGGACGGCTCGACGTCCGCGGGCTGCGCGGTCTCGGCGCGCAGGAGCGGCAGCTGCGGGCGCGGATCGAGTCGCACTATCGGCAACTGGCCGCGCGGCACGGGGAGTCGGCCGCCGCGCACGAGCATCTCGTGGATCTTCTGCAGGCGGTTCGACCGCAGACGGTGGTGTGA